The Apium graveolens cultivar Ventura chromosome 11, ASM990537v1, whole genome shotgun sequence genome has a window encoding:
- the LOC141696678 gene encoding uncharacterized protein LOC141696678, translating into MEEMASLWQFHQESYDELRQKIIYTTFELNEEKRKSKDNVKQLMQLWKMAVEERDEARDQLNKLLNKLMIPSTIPRTEMLSTIPQLSTENPLLKPSRANSSIIEPRNFSDQLCSFHSQSSSPTESFFDSVTSPDLSKINNHYIADSSNNMAFMNQQPFVQDYNGVLKVDEASLIIDNLVKDKTLPQKGNLLQAVLEAGQLLQTFHAAGPLPKWRNPPPLQSFHIPPPSIKGCDIINVGVEASENSSHEPSLKNLQSYAGTSRGTSQMISTSVMSYRTGVSSACARNGSFVTSAGKVNNFVAGKRQRFH; encoded by the exons ATGGAGGAAATGGCTTCTTTATGGCAATTTCATCAAGAG AGTTATGATGAATTGAGGCAAAAGATTATCTACACAACTTTTGaattaaatgaagaaaagagaaAGAGCAAGGACAATGTGAAGCAGTTGATGCAACTTTGGAAGATGGCTGTAGAAGAAAGAGATGAAGCTAGAGATCAACTTAATAAGCTACTCAACAAGCTTATGATTCCTTCAACAATACCAAGAACTGAAATGTTGTCAACCATACCTCAACTCTCCACTGAAAATCCCCTTCTGAAGCCCTCAAGAGCTAACTCGAGCATAATTGAACCCCGCAATTTCTCTGATCAACTATGCAGTTTCCATTCTCAAAGTTCTTCTCCAACTGAATCGTTTTTTGACTCGGTGACATCTCCTGATTTGTCAAAGATTAACAATCATTACATCGCTGATTCAAGTAATAACATGGCATTCATGAATCAGCAGCCATTTGTTCAAGACTACAATGGAGTTTTGAAAGTTGATGAGGCTTCTTTGATAATTGACAATCTTGTAAAAGACAAAACTCTGCCTCAGAAAGGCAATCTCTTGCAAGCTGTACTAGAAGCAGGGCAACTTCTCCAGACATTTCATGCGGCTGGACCACTTCCAAAGTGGCGAAATCCACCACCTCTTCAGTCTTTTCATATTCCTCCACCGTCCATCAAAGGTTGTGATATTATAAATGTTGGTGTGGAGGCAAGTGAAAACTCCAGTCATGAACCTTCACTAAAGAACTTACAATCATATGCTGGTACATCTCGCGGGACTTCTCAAATGATTTCAACGTCTGTGATGAGTTATCGAACTGGGGTTTCAAGTGCATGTGCTAGGAATGGAAGCTTCGTTACATCTGCAGGAAAAGTTAACAATTTTGTGGCTGGCAAGAGACAGAGGTTCCACTGA